CAAAGCCCCCATTCAAAAGTTAGCAGATAAGGTTATTGCTTGGTTTGTACCTGTAGTTTTGGGAATAGCTGTGGTGACTTTCCTGGTTTGGTTTATCTGTACAGGTAGTCTGACTCAGGCTGTATTACCCACCGTTGGTGTTTTGATTATCGCCTGTCCTTGTGCTTTGGGTTTAGCTACTCCTACAGCAGTCATGGTAGGTACGGGAAAAGGGGCAGAAAATGGGGTTTTAATTAAAGGTGCAGATAGCCTCCAATTAGCTGAAGCCATTCAAACCGTTGTTTTGGATAAAACTGGCACTATTACCCAAGGAAAGCCTACTGTTACTAATTTTGCCACTGTTCGCGGTACGGCTAACGACAATGAAATCGAACTGTTACGTCTAGCTGCTGCTGTAGAAAAGCTGTCAGAACATCCTTTAGCTACTGCCATAGTTGAATATGCCCAAAGTCAGGGGATTGAATCTCCATTGCCTCAAGTTAAGAAATTTGAAGCTATAGCTGGTAGTGGCGTTCAAGGCATTGTTGCTGATAGATTAATCCAGATTGGAACTTTAGAATGGTTGAATGAGTTAAAAATTGAGACTCAACCCCTAGAAAAACAGACTCAACTGTGGCAAAGTGAAGGTAAAACCACGGTTGGGATGGCTATTGATGGAGAAATCGAAGGGGTATTAGCTATAGCCGATACTATCAAACCTTCTGCCCCAAATATAGTCAAAACCCTCCATAAAATGGGTTTAGAAGTAGTGATGCTCACCGGAGACAACCAACAAACCGCAGATGCTATAGCCAAACAAGTTGGTATTAGCCAAATATTTGCCCAAGTACGCCCTGATGGTAAAGCTGCTGTAGTGAAATCTTTACAGGAAACCTCTGGAAAAAGCCGAATTGTCGCTATGGTAGGAGATGGGATCAATGATGCCCCAGCCTTAGCCCAAGCAGATGTAGGGATAGCGATTGGTACAGGTACAGATATTGCGATCGCCTCTAGCGATATTACCTTAATTTCTGGAGATTTGCAGGGGATCGTCACGGCAATTCAACTCAGTCGTGCGACTATGCGTAATATTCGGCAAAACCTGTTTTTTACCTTTATTTATAACGTTTTAGGCATTGCGATCGCCACCGGAATTTTCTATCCCCTCACAGGTTGGTTACTTAATCCTGCTATAGCTGGCGCAGCTATGGCTTTTAGTTCCGTTTCTGTAGTTACTAATGCCTTGCGCTTGCGGAATTTTCAGCCCACCAAAAATTCCTTTTAAACTTCTCTTGATACCAACATACTGAGAGCCACCGCTTCAGCAACTTTAATGCCATCGACACCAGCAGAAAGGATTCCTCCAGCATATCCCGCTCCTTCTCCGGCTGGATACAGACCTTTGGTATTCAAACTTTGGAAATCATCGCCCCGTGCGATGCGAATTGGGGAAGAGGTGCGGGTTTCGACACCTGTAAGGATAGCATCGTGCATGGCAAAACCAGGGATTTGTTTGTCAAAAGCGGGTATAGCTTCGCGGATAGCAGCGATCGCATAATCTGGCAAACTAGAACTCAAATCGCATAAATGTACCCCAGGACGATAAGATGGTTTCACGCTTCCTAAAACGGTAGAAGGCACTCCCGCCAAAAAATCGCCGATTAATTGCCCTGGAGCCTTGTAATTACTCCCTCCCAACTCAAAAGCCTGCTCTTCTAACCGACGCTGAAAGTCAATTCCAGCCAGGGGACTTTCTGGATAATCTTCAGGCGTAATCCCGACTACAATCCCGCTATTGGCATTCTTCCCACTGCGTTCGTACTGGCTCATTCCATTGGTGACAACTCGCCCGATTTCCGAAGTTGCAGCGACAACTTGACCCCCAGGACACATACAAAAACTATAAACCGATCGCCCATTGGAGCAATGATGCACTAAGCTATAATCAGCCGCACCCAGCATCGGATGTCCGGCTTGACTTCCCAACCGACACTCATCAATTAAGGATTGGGGATGTTCCACTCTAAAACCAATAGAAAAGGGCTTAGGTTCGATGTAGACACCCTGTTGATGCAGCATCTCAAA
This is a stretch of genomic DNA from Merismopedia glauca CCAP 1448/3. It encodes these proteins:
- a CDS encoding NAD(P)/FAD-dependent oxidoreductase; this translates as MLRLTEIKLPLDATEEDIKSAILKKLGIAPEDLISYSVFKRSYDARKRGAISLVYIIDLETPKEKRLLQRFQKDPHVVPTPDTSYRYVTQAPSGLPERPIVIGCGPCGMFAGLILAQMGFRPLILERGKAVRDRSVDTFGFWSKGKFNPESNAQFGEGGAGTFSDGKLYSRIKDANRHGRKVLTELVNAGAAPEILYINKPHIGTYRLVKIVENIRNTIQSLGGEIRFESRVEQIEIENRQVKGVTLADGEFIPTQHVILAVGHSARDTFEMLHQQGVYIEPKPFSIGFRVEHPQSLIDECRLGSQAGHPMLGAADYSLVHHCSNGRSVYSFCMCPGGQVVAATSEIGRVVTNGMSQYERSGKNANSGIVVGITPEDYPESPLAGIDFQRRLEEQAFELGGSNYKAPGQLIGDFLAGVPSTVLGSVKPSYRPGVHLCDLSSSLPDYAIAAIREAIPAFDKQIPGFAMHDAILTGVETRTSSPIRIARGDDFQSLNTKGLYPAGEGAGYAGGILSAGVDGIKVAEAVALSMLVSREV
- a CDS encoding heavy metal translocating P-type ATPase; protein product: METQYLRLQGMSCAACAQRIQRAIASVAGVESSSVNFGMELATVSYNSQKTDISTVQQAVADAGYEAIPAVTDWSLSEDDTEKRFHRHKKQDLQRKFTLAAFLSLLLVIGGFPAMTGIHFPWIPLWLHNPWVQLVLATPVMFWCGESFFVGAIKALKYRTSDMNTLVALGTGTAYVYSLLVTVFPQILENPRDVYYETAAVVITLILLGRMLESRARGQTSAAIRKLVGLQPKTARIIKNGAELDIPISLVQVGDIVLVRPGENIPVDGEVISGTSTVDESMVTGESLPVSKKPSADVIGGTINQSGSLQIKALRVGKDSVLAQIIQLVQQAQTAKAPIQKLADKVIAWFVPVVLGIAVVTFLVWFICTGSLTQAVLPTVGVLIIACPCALGLATPTAVMVGTGKGAENGVLIKGADSLQLAEAIQTVVLDKTGTITQGKPTVTNFATVRGTANDNEIELLRLAAAVEKLSEHPLATAIVEYAQSQGIESPLPQVKKFEAIAGSGVQGIVADRLIQIGTLEWLNELKIETQPLEKQTQLWQSEGKTTVGMAIDGEIEGVLAIADTIKPSAPNIVKTLHKMGLEVVMLTGDNQQTADAIAKQVGISQIFAQVRPDGKAAVVKSLQETSGKSRIVAMVGDGINDAPALAQADVGIAIGTGTDIAIASSDITLISGDLQGIVTAIQLSRATMRNIRQNLFFTFIYNVLGIAIATGIFYPLTGWLLNPAIAGAAMAFSSVSVVTNALRLRNFQPTKNSF